In Actinoplanes sp. NBC_00393, a single genomic region encodes these proteins:
- a CDS encoding Pr6Pr family membrane protein: MGVIVLTSLLIRIVLTATDTGGDPALTRFVQLFSYFTIQSNLLLLIAVTALALNPDRDGRLWRVIRLDALLGIVITGIVYSTILAGESDPQGAAWLADVGFHYVAPWAALLGWLIFGPRPRIDGRTLAWSALWPALWIGYTLAHGAATDWYPYPFSDVTALGYPTVLVNLGAVVVIATLLATVLRLCDTRLPGGSPAIGDRIPSS, encoded by the coding sequence TTGGGCGTCATCGTCCTCACGTCACTGCTGATCCGGATCGTGCTCACCGCGACCGACACCGGCGGCGACCCGGCGCTCACCAGGTTCGTGCAGCTGTTCAGCTACTTCACCATCCAGAGCAACCTGCTCCTGCTGATCGCCGTGACCGCCCTCGCCCTGAATCCGGACCGCGACGGCCGCCTGTGGCGGGTGATCCGCCTCGACGCCCTCCTCGGCATCGTGATCACCGGCATCGTCTACAGCACGATCCTGGCCGGTGAGTCCGACCCACAGGGCGCCGCGTGGCTTGCCGACGTCGGCTTCCACTACGTCGCCCCGTGGGCGGCCCTGCTCGGCTGGCTGATCTTCGGCCCCCGCCCGCGCATCGACGGCCGCACCCTGGCCTGGTCGGCACTCTGGCCCGCCCTGTGGATCGGCTACACCCTGGCCCACGGAGCAGCGACCGACTGGTACCCGTACCCCTTCTCGGACGTGACCGCCCTGGGCTACCCGACCGTGCTGGTCAACCTCGGCGCGGTCGTGGTGATCGCGACGCTGCTGGCTACCGTGCTGCGGCTTTGCGACACCCGGCTGCCCGGCGGTTCGCCGGCCATCGGGGACCGCATCCCGTCCTCGTAG
- a CDS encoding response regulator transcription factor, with translation MRLLVVEDEARLAAALRRGLQAEGFAVDVAADGQDGLEMARHGGYDAMILDVMLPRLSGYRVVRQLRAERHWLPVLMLSAKDGEYDQADGLDCGADDYLTKPFSYVVLLARLRALLRRGAQARPVVLAFGDVELDPAERRVLVAGEEVTLTAREFALLEYLMRRPGQVVSKTELLDHVWDAALETAPNAVEVYVGYLRRKIGRDRLETVRGAGYRLAAV, from the coding sequence GTGCGGTTGCTGGTGGTGGAGGATGAGGCACGGCTCGCCGCGGCGCTGCGCCGCGGCCTGCAGGCCGAGGGTTTCGCGGTGGACGTCGCCGCCGACGGGCAGGACGGCCTGGAGATGGCGCGCCACGGCGGCTACGACGCGATGATCCTGGACGTGATGCTGCCGCGCCTGTCCGGTTACCGGGTGGTGCGGCAGCTGCGGGCCGAGCGGCACTGGCTGCCGGTGCTCATGCTCAGCGCCAAGGACGGGGAGTACGACCAGGCCGACGGCCTCGACTGCGGTGCCGACGACTATCTGACCAAGCCCTTCTCGTACGTGGTGCTGCTCGCCCGGCTCCGTGCCCTGCTACGCCGTGGCGCCCAGGCCCGGCCGGTGGTCCTCGCCTTCGGAGATGTCGAGCTCGACCCGGCGGAACGCCGGGTCCTCGTGGCCGGCGAGGAGGTCACCCTGACCGCCCGGGAGTTCGCGCTGCTGGAATACCTGATGCGCCGCCCCGGCCAGGTGGTCTCCAAGACCGAGCTGCTCGACCACGTGTGGGACGCCGCGCTGGAGACCGCGCCGAACGCGGTGGAGGTCTACGTCGGCTACCTGCGCCGCAAGATCGGCCGGGACCGGCTGGAGACGGTCCGCGGCGCGGGATACCGCCTCGCCGCCGTCTGA
- a CDS encoding tyrosine-protein phosphatase: MEWPDCSNARDLGGTPTHDGRRIRPGALIRSDSHGLLTAASVATVQALHPALILDLRWPRECERDPSTLAADPAYRNVPLLADPLGYDPPDDTYAPMLDHNSERIALAFRTIAAAPPGPVLVHCHGGRDRTGALIALLLGVAGVDAETIAADFARTPGTEAIAMRNTLSHAERRYGGVERYLLEAGVPAADLDRIRDRLVEE, from the coding sequence ATGGAGTGGCCCGACTGCAGCAACGCCCGCGACCTGGGTGGCACCCCCACCCACGACGGCCGCCGCATCCGGCCCGGCGCGCTGATCCGGTCCGACAGCCACGGCCTGCTCACAGCCGCCTCGGTCGCCACCGTCCAGGCTCTGCATCCGGCCCTGATCCTGGACCTGCGCTGGCCCCGCGAATGCGAACGCGATCCGAGCACCCTCGCCGCCGACCCCGCGTACCGCAACGTGCCGCTGCTCGCCGACCCGCTGGGCTACGACCCGCCGGACGACACTTACGCGCCGATGCTCGACCACAACAGTGAGCGGATCGCCCTGGCGTTCCGGACGATCGCGGCCGCCCCGCCCGGCCCGGTGCTGGTGCACTGCCACGGCGGCCGGGACCGCACCGGGGCGCTGATCGCGCTGCTCCTCGGCGTCGCCGGGGTGGACGCGGAGACGATTGCCGCGGACTTCGCGCGTACCCCCGGAACTGAAGCAATAGCCATGCGCAACACGCTGTCGCACGCCGAGCGCAGATATGGCGGCGTGGAACGCTACCTGCTCGAGGCCGGCGTGCCGGCCGCCGACCTGGACCGGATCCGCGACCGCCTGGTCGAGGAATAG
- a CDS encoding phosphatase PAP2 family protein, which yields MTSGNPAPTRLRVPALREFALVAVLFLIYKAARLVAVGHVDDAFRNADAIWDLERRLHLPGELALQHAILDWPFLVTAANSYYAYVHFPATAACLIWLYLRRPAHYRWTRNVLVLLTSGALVVHFLIPLAPPRMLSATGMLDLGRLYGPAVYGAPETDQLSNQYAAMPSLHVGWALVVAIALLAAMPTARYRALWLLHPAITLLVVVVTGNHYWLDALAAGALLAASYALLRPNRPPDTVPRLPRQRTATQQTPVS from the coding sequence TTGACCAGCGGCAACCCGGCGCCCACCAGGCTCCGGGTCCCGGCGTTACGCGAGTTCGCCCTGGTAGCCGTCCTGTTCCTGATCTACAAGGCGGCCCGGCTGGTCGCGGTCGGCCACGTCGACGACGCCTTCCGCAACGCGGACGCGATCTGGGACCTCGAACGCCGCCTGCACCTGCCTGGCGAGTTGGCCCTGCAGCACGCCATCCTGGACTGGCCGTTTCTGGTCACCGCGGCGAACAGCTACTACGCGTACGTCCACTTCCCCGCCACCGCCGCCTGCCTGATCTGGCTGTACCTGCGCCGCCCCGCCCACTACCGCTGGACCCGCAACGTCCTGGTCCTGCTCACCTCGGGCGCCCTGGTCGTACACTTCCTGATCCCGCTCGCGCCGCCCCGGATGCTCTCCGCCACCGGCATGCTGGACCTCGGCCGCCTCTACGGCCCGGCCGTCTACGGCGCCCCGGAGACCGACCAGCTCTCCAACCAGTACGCCGCCATGCCCTCCCTGCACGTCGGCTGGGCCCTGGTGGTGGCGATCGCCCTGCTGGCCGCCATGCCGACCGCCCGGTATCGAGCTCTCTGGCTGCTCCACCCCGCGATCACCCTGCTGGTCGTGGTAGTCACCGGCAACCACTACTGGCTCGACGCACTAGCCGCCGGCGCCCTGCTGGCCGCGTCCTACGCCCTCCTCCGCCCGAACCGCCCCCCAGACACCGTCCCCCGCCTACCCCGCCAGAGAACCGCCACCCAGCAAACCCCCGTCAGCTAG
- a CDS encoding LolA family protein: protein MSVFRSRPALRWLVPSAAAVAVIGGGAAAGTIVASADPALPERTAAELLVDLQNADPDGLSGTVVQSSDLGLPGIAGLLSQAAPSGGGLTSLIAGSNTARIWYAGEDKARVALLGTDGQTDMIRNGSDVWVWNSKENTGTHAKLPADKQDPKSLPSGVPSPQEAADAALSAINPSTEVATTGAAEVAGRDAYELVLTPRDSESLVGQVRLAIDATEHIPLRVDVYAKNTTKPAFRVAFEQISFDVPDAEQFTFNPPPGAKVDEAGTVFGPDAAHTGKPSTGKPSGNPGDEPKVIGEGWTTIVSAKLPESPDKAIAGADKDEAKLAESFLGTMPKVSGSWGSGRLLSGALFTVLLTDDGRVFAGAVTPEALYEVA from the coding sequence GTGTCCGTGTTCAGGTCCAGGCCGGCGCTGCGCTGGCTCGTACCGTCGGCCGCCGCGGTGGCGGTCATCGGGGGCGGCGCGGCGGCCGGAACGATCGTGGCGAGCGCCGATCCGGCGCTGCCCGAGCGCACTGCCGCCGAGCTGCTCGTCGATCTGCAGAACGCCGACCCGGACGGGCTCTCCGGCACCGTGGTGCAGAGCTCCGACCTGGGTCTGCCGGGCATCGCCGGGCTGCTCAGCCAGGCCGCACCCAGCGGCGGAGGCCTGACCAGCCTGATCGCCGGCAGCAACACCGCACGCATCTGGTACGCCGGTGAGGACAAGGCGCGGGTGGCGCTGCTCGGCACCGACGGCCAGACCGACATGATCCGCAACGGGTCGGACGTCTGGGTGTGGAACAGCAAGGAGAACACCGGCACCCACGCCAAGCTGCCGGCCGACAAGCAGGACCCGAAGTCGCTGCCGAGCGGTGTGCCCTCACCGCAGGAAGCGGCCGACGCGGCCCTCTCCGCGATCAACCCGAGCACCGAGGTCGCCACGACCGGCGCCGCCGAGGTGGCCGGGCGGGACGCGTACGAGCTGGTGCTCACGCCCCGCGACAGCGAATCGCTGGTCGGGCAGGTGCGGCTCGCCATCGACGCGACCGAGCACATCCCGCTGCGCGTCGACGTCTACGCGAAGAACACCACGAAGCCGGCCTTCCGGGTCGCCTTCGAGCAGATCAGCTTCGACGTGCCGGACGCCGAGCAGTTCACCTTCAACCCGCCGCCGGGCGCCAAGGTCGACGAGGCCGGCACGGTCTTCGGGCCGGACGCCGCGCACACCGGCAAGCCGTCGACCGGCAAGCCCTCCGGCAACCCGGGCGACGAGCCGAAGGTGATCGGCGAGGGCTGGACCACGATCGTGTCGGCGAAGCTGCCGGAGTCCCCGGACAAGGCGATCGCGGGCGCTGACAAGGACGAGGCCAAGCTGGCCGAGAGCTTCCTCGGCACGATGCCGAAGGTCAGCGGTTCGTGGGGCAGCGGCCGGTTGCTGAGCGGCGCGCTCTTCACCGTCCTGCTCACCGACGACGGGCGGGTCTTCGCCGGGGCGGTCACCCCGGAGGCCCTGTACGAGGTCGCCTGA
- a CDS encoding tetratricopeptide repeat protein, with amino-acid sequence MTAAAARARALADVGRLPEAEQALRTGLIETPADPELLALLAGVLRLQGRRSAALAAADAAVAAAPQLSGAHIERAECLLLLPPAPDPGIPPTPNPNGGRGFAADAEAGTESGSAVGAGSDGEPGLAAGAGSGGEPGLAASAGCGGESGLAVGAESDGEPGLAASAGSGGESGLVVGAGSGGEPGLAVGAGSGSRRGASAAGRRRRVRADRDRADEQRLAEALAEAEEAVRLAPAFPPAHRVLARTLVLRREFGRAREAARRALELAPGSVTDLLTLAEIERIAGRRGAARQAVQQALARDPENPDGRWLIALLDAERLRVGSAMRGLRGLAADHPGRLDVTAMTWPIRGLLAGLRRGLTVGVPVTAALVVTAFWWSGAVLLARASAGTVAVVLLLFGLRVLIPAGLLPWRCLTLLPPRTRRAILGGLVAAGATVTLLLGYAVTALWQLTALTLAAGLLVRRADPV; translated from the coding sequence GTGACCGCTGCCGCCGCCCGTGCCCGGGCCCTCGCCGACGTGGGCCGGCTCCCCGAGGCCGAGCAAGCGCTGCGGACCGGCCTGATCGAGACGCCCGCCGACCCGGAGCTGCTCGCCCTGCTGGCCGGTGTGCTCCGCCTGCAGGGCCGCCGTTCCGCCGCCCTGGCCGCAGCCGACGCCGCGGTCGCCGCAGCTCCCCAGCTCTCCGGCGCCCACATCGAACGAGCCGAGTGCCTGCTCCTGCTTCCACCCGCCCCCGATCCCGGCATCCCGCCCACTCCGAACCCCAACGGCGGGCGCGGCTTCGCGGCCGACGCGGAGGCCGGCACCGAGTCCGGCTCCGCGGTTGGCGCCGGGTCCGACGGCGAGCCCGGCTTGGCGGCTGGTGCGGGGTCCGGCGGCGAGCCCGGCTTGGCAGCTAGTGCCGGGTGCGGCGGCGAGTCCGGCTTGGCGGTTGGTGCCGAGTCCGACGGCGAGCCCGGCTTGGCAGCTAGTGCAGGGTCCGGCGGGGAGTCCGGCTTGGTGGTTGGTGCGGGGTCCGGCGGTGAGCCCGGCTTGGCGGTTGGTGCAGGGTCCGGCAGCCGGCGCGGCGCGTCCGCGGCGGGCCGGCGCCGGAGGGTGCGCGCCGACCGCGATCGTGCAGACGAGCAGCGCCTGGCGGAAGCGCTGGCCGAGGCCGAGGAGGCCGTCCGCCTCGCGCCCGCTTTCCCGCCGGCCCATCGCGTGCTGGCCCGCACATTAGTCCTCCGCCGCGAGTTCGGCCGGGCCCGCGAGGCGGCCCGCCGCGCCCTGGAACTCGCCCCCGGCTCGGTCACCGACCTGCTCACCCTGGCCGAGATCGAACGCATCGCCGGCCGGCGGGGCGCCGCACGGCAGGCCGTCCAGCAGGCCCTCGCCCGCGATCCGGAGAACCCGGACGGCCGCTGGCTGATCGCCCTGCTGGACGCCGAACGCCTGCGGGTCGGTTCGGCCATGCGCGGACTGCGTGGCCTGGCCGCCGACCATCCCGGCCGGCTCGACGTCACCGCTATGACCTGGCCGATCCGCGGTCTGCTCGCCGGTCTGCGCCGCGGCCTGACGGTGGGCGTGCCGGTGACCGCGGCGCTGGTGGTGACCGCGTTCTGGTGGTCCGGCGCGGTTCTGCTGGCCCGCGCGTCGGCCGGCACGGTCGCTGTCGTACTGCTGCTGTTCGGGCTCCGTGTTCTGATCCCGGCGGGCCTGCTGCCCTGGCGCTGCCTGACATTGCTGCCGCCGCGCACGCGCCGGGCGATTCTCGGCGGTCTGGTCGCGGCAGGCGCGACGGTCACGCTCCTTCTGGGGTACGCGGTGACCGCCCTCTGGCAGCTGACAGCTCTCACTCTGGCGGCAGGTCTGCTGGTCCGCCGAGCCGACCCTGTGTAA
- a CDS encoding dioxygenase family protein produces the protein MAVYEGRALPRPGEELVDQGLAFDLETVARRRQVLRAFGLGAVALGLGACGDDGDESGTTAGTTETGLSEIPDETAGPYPGDGSNGPNVLTESGVIRKDIRSSFGEASGTAEGVPITLSLTIKDLAKSGAAFAGVAVYVWHCNRAGEYSLYSAGITAENYLRGVQIADSAGKVEFTSIFPACYSGRWPHIHFEVYPDQASISDAAKAIATSQIALPKVNCDEVYATTGYESSVTNLQQVTLDSDNVFGEDSGVTQLATVTGDATTGFAVALEVGVDTTTTPTGGQNTGDGAPSGAPPGGGPGGPPSGMPSGMPPGGGAPPSR, from the coding sequence GTGGCAGTTTATGAGGGGCGGGCCCTGCCCCGGCCCGGCGAGGAACTGGTCGACCAGGGGCTCGCCTTCGACTTGGAGACCGTGGCCCGGCGCCGCCAGGTGCTGCGCGCCTTCGGGCTGGGTGCGGTCGCGCTGGGGCTGGGCGCCTGCGGTGACGACGGCGACGAGAGCGGCACGACGGCCGGGACGACAGAGACCGGTCTCAGCGAGATCCCGGACGAGACCGCCGGGCCCTATCCCGGCGACGGCTCCAACGGGCCGAACGTGCTCACCGAGAGCGGCGTCATCCGCAAGGACATCCGGTCCAGCTTCGGGGAGGCGAGCGGCACTGCGGAAGGCGTACCGATCACGCTGTCCCTGACCATCAAGGACCTGGCCAAGTCTGGCGCGGCCTTCGCCGGGGTCGCGGTCTACGTCTGGCACTGCAACCGGGCCGGGGAGTACTCGCTCTACTCGGCCGGCATCACCGCCGAGAACTACCTGCGCGGCGTGCAGATCGCGGACAGCGCCGGCAAGGTCGAGTTCACCAGCATCTTCCCGGCCTGCTACAGCGGCCGCTGGCCGCACATCCACTTCGAGGTCTATCCGGACCAGGCGAGCATCAGCGACGCGGCCAAGGCCATCGCGACCTCCCAGATCGCACTTCCCAAGGTCAACTGCGATGAGGTGTACGCGACGACAGGCTACGAATCCTCCGTCACCAACCTTCAGCAGGTCACCCTGGACAGCGACAACGTCTTCGGCGAGGACTCCGGGGTCACCCAGCTGGCGACCGTGACCGGCGACGCCACGACCGGCTTCGCCGTCGCCCTCGAGGTGGGGGTGGACACCACGACGACACCGACCGGTGGCCAGAACACCGGCGACGGGGCGCCGTCGGGAGCGCCTCCGGGTGGCGGCCCGGGTGGTCCGCCGAGTGGGATGCCGAGTGGGATGCCGCCGGGCGGTGGGGCCCCGCCGAGCCGCTGA
- a CDS encoding sensor histidine kinase, protein MRRIRELSLRARLLLVSAAALILGLAAGGVLLVAVLGYAQTRSVYDESMDTAEGVQRLVDQGALTNPIPVTPGVQVQVIDADGRVVAVSATADRLVPILYADELRDLPDGRSVPIPGTRIGYVGEARVVKITAGPPTAPLRILVARSTDQITQSVHLLQVTLMILYPLLVVLLAAILWRALGAALGPVDALRSGAEEITGGTRAGRLPLPNSRDEIHRLAVTLNDMLHRLDSARARQRAFVADAAHELRSPLTNMRTELEVAQRLPDDTDWPALTEDLLADVQRLSRLVDDLLLLARQDDGTTRAVTGRVEQLDLAQLVGETAERYPDVEYHDPGVPLPLVGEPDALARVVANLLDNAIRHRTSRVTVSTAAEGPDLLIVVTDDGPGIPEADRERVFHRFTRLDDARARDAGGSGLGLAIVHELVRRHGGTVTLGDAQPGLRVEVRLPAGH, encoded by the coding sequence ATGCGCCGGATCCGTGAGCTGAGCCTGCGGGCCCGGCTGCTGCTGGTCTCGGCCGCCGCCCTCATCCTGGGCCTGGCCGCCGGCGGGGTGCTGCTGGTGGCGGTCCTCGGGTACGCGCAGACCCGCTCGGTCTACGACGAGTCGATGGACACCGCCGAAGGCGTGCAGCGGCTGGTCGACCAGGGCGCGCTGACCAACCCGATCCCGGTCACCCCGGGCGTGCAGGTCCAGGTCATCGACGCCGACGGCCGGGTGGTGGCGGTCTCGGCGACCGCCGACCGGCTGGTGCCGATCCTGTACGCCGACGAGTTGCGCGACCTGCCGGACGGCCGCAGCGTGCCGATCCCCGGAACCCGCATCGGCTACGTCGGCGAGGCGCGGGTCGTCAAGATCACCGCCGGACCGCCGACCGCCCCGCTCCGCATCCTGGTCGCCCGCTCCACCGACCAGATCACCCAGAGCGTGCACCTGCTCCAGGTCACCCTGATGATCCTGTACCCGCTGCTGGTGGTCCTGCTCGCGGCCATCCTGTGGCGGGCGCTCGGCGCGGCGCTGGGCCCGGTGGACGCGCTGCGCTCGGGCGCCGAGGAGATCACCGGCGGCACCCGGGCCGGCCGGCTGCCGCTGCCCAACTCCCGCGACGAGATCCACCGGCTCGCGGTGACCCTCAACGACATGCTGCACCGGCTCGACTCGGCCCGCGCCCGGCAGCGGGCGTTCGTCGCCGACGCCGCACACGAGCTGCGCAGCCCGCTGACCAACATGCGCACCGAGCTGGAGGTGGCGCAGCGGCTGCCGGACGACACCGACTGGCCGGCGCTCACCGAGGACCTGCTCGCCGACGTGCAGCGGCTCTCCCGGCTGGTCGACGACCTGCTGCTGCTGGCCCGCCAGGACGACGGCACGACCCGCGCGGTCACCGGCCGGGTCGAGCAACTGGACCTGGCGCAGCTGGTCGGCGAGACCGCCGAACGCTACCCCGACGTCGAGTACCACGACCCCGGCGTGCCGTTGCCCCTGGTCGGCGAGCCGGACGCGCTGGCCCGGGTGGTGGCCAACCTGCTGGACAACGCGATCCGTCACCGCACCTCGCGGGTCACCGTCAGCACCGCGGCCGAGGGCCCGGACCTGCTGATCGTGGTCACCGACGACGGACCGGGCATCCCCGAGGCCGACCGGGAGCGGGTCTTCCACCGCTTCACCCGGCTCGACGACGCCCGGGCCCGCGACGCCGGCGGCTCCGGGCTCGGCCTGGCCATCGTCCACGAACTGGTGCGCCGGCACGGCGGCACGGTCACCCTGGGCGACGCTCAGCCCGGCCTGCGAGTCGAGGTACGCCTTCCAGCCGGCCATTGA